The genomic DNA TTGAATCTGATGGAATACTTACTGATAATTACAGGGATTTTAAAAAAATTCCCGAGTTACATGTGATTGGTATCTGTTGAGCGAAACAATCCAAATATCTATCGCTTTTTAAAAGGTAATTTTTTTCCTATCAATGAACATTCTGCGAAACCCGGGACCTGTCTATGGTCAGTTACTCGTTGTCATTGGAGCTGTTCTCATAAGTTTATCACCGGTCTTTGTCGTTCTTTCCGGAGTAAGTGCGAGTGCCTCTGCATTTTACCGGATGGCATTATCCCTTCCTCCACTTCTCCTGCTGCTGGTCTTTATCCGGGGAAAAATATGGCTTGGTCCCCGGCAATTGGGAATTGCCCTTCTTGCAAGTATCTTCTATACGCTTGATCTCATCTGCTGGCACCAGAGTATCCTCCTCATCGGCCCTGGACTTGCGACGATCCTGGGGAATTTTCAGGTTTTTGTCCTGGCAGCGTTCAGTGTCCTTGTCCTTCATACCAGAGTCACCCCCCGGCTGATTCTTGCAATCCCGGTCTCGATAATTGGCCTGTATCTTATCTGCGGGGTGCAATGGAGCACTGCTTCTGATGGTTTTCAGATGGGAGTCCTGCTTGCACTGACAACAGCGTTCTGGTACGGCGGGTATGTTTTATTCCTCCGTCTTTTACAGACTTCATTTGATCTGGAGGGGAAGATTGCGAATCTGTGTATGATATCCATCCTCACCACCATTATTACCGGGCTCGTGGTTATCGGATCAGGTGATAGTTTCGACGTCCCAAGTGTTGATTCATGGCTCTATCTTGCTGCTTATGCCATAATATGTCAGGTTATTGCATGGCTGCTCATATCAGCAGGACTTCCCTTTACGGTTCCGATTAAAGTCGGACTCATATTACTTCTGCAACCAGCCGGGGCTTTTATCTGGG from Methanospirillum hungatei JF-1 includes the following:
- a CDS encoding DMT family transporter → MNILRNPGPVYGQLLVVIGAVLISLSPVFVVLSGVSASASAFYRMALSLPPLLLLLVFIRGKIWLGPRQLGIALLASIFYTLDLICWHQSILLIGPGLATILGNFQVFVLAAFSVLVLHTRVTPRLILAIPVSIIGLYLICGVQWSTASDGFQMGVLLALTTAFWYGGYVLFLRLLQTSFDLEGKIANLCMISILTTIITGLVVIGSGDSFDVPSVDSWLYLAAYAIICQVIAWLLISAGLPFTVPIKVGLILLLQPAGAFIWDILIFRLPFTCVTVLGVVLTLGAIYLGSTSTSPGEKSES